In the genome of Chrysemys picta bellii isolate R12L10 chromosome 17, ASM1138683v2, whole genome shotgun sequence, one region contains:
- the LOC135976240 gene encoding neural cell adhesion molecule L1-like, translating to MSQALQPQWGAERFGRSQVQGATRGAPQPAPPGLRMAPTRGQLLQLWPLLFGLAEALTIPKEYEMHNLRQPPEMMEQPAEKLVVFPSDDIVLRCEATGTPPLEFRWTKDGRRFDPRREAGVTVVEGSGTLYINNSNAGRHQGIYRCYASNDLGTAMGPEIHVIAESTPQWPKEKVSPLEVEEGESVVLPCNPPASAMPPKIYWLNSRIVHIAQDERVSMGQDGYLYFANVRRSDSHPDYICHAHYLGPRTIIQKEPIELRVRPTNSVKFRKPRMMVPPGESSSHVALRGSSLALECIAEGFPTPTVEWIRLNGPLPAERTALENSQKTLRIRDVLEEDDGEYQCIARNTRGTARHIYTVTVEAAPYWAQQPHSRVYGPGENVRLDCSVYGKPKPRVSWRVNGVPWGELAPDSARMLRSGALILTQVQPNDSLVTQCEAVNRHGRLLANAYIYVIQLPAKILTPDEQRYAVVENQTASLDCQAFGAPMPSVEWFTERMEPALQDERAFVHTNGTLHLSRAQRQDTGAYVCLAQNDQNNVTINAWLEVKGATRIVLGPQSAVVKKFSNVTFQCRARFDETLPERGVEWRRDGRLIQESDDSDKNCSSPAARIPQPRGRLGSR from the exons CCAGGTGCAGGGAGCGACCCGCGGCGCCCCCCAGCCAGCGCCGCCCGGATTGAGGATGGCTCCCACGCGGGGCCAGCTgctccagctctggcccctgctgTTCGGCCTGGCCGAGGCCCTCACCATCCCCAAGGAGT ACGAGATGCACAACC TGCGGCAGCCCCCTGAGATGATGGAGCAGCCGGCGGAGAAGCTGGTCGTGTTCCCCAGCGATGACATTGTGCTGCGGTGTGAGGCCACCGGGACACCCCCCCTCGA gttCCGCTGGACGAAGGATGGGCGCAGGTTCGACCCGCGCCGGGAGGCCGGGGTGACGGTCGTCGAGGGCTCGGGGACCCTGTACATCAACAACAGCAATGCGGGGCGGCACCAGGGCATCTATCGGTGCTACGCCAGCAACGACCTGGGCACGGCCATGGGGCCGGAGATCCACGTCATCGCCGAGA gcaCCCCCCAGTGGCCCAAGGAGAAGGTTTCCCCattggaggtggaggagggggagtcTGTCGTCCTGCCCTGCAACCCCCCCGCCAGTGCCATGCCCCCCAAAATCTACTGGCTGAACAGCC GCATCGTACACATCGCGCAGGACGAGCGGGTCAGCATGGGGCAGGACGGGTACTTGTACTTTGCCAACGTCCGGCGCTCGGACAGTCACCCCGACTACATCTGCCACGCCCACTACCTGGGCCCCCGCACCATCATCCAGAAAGAGCCGATCGAGCTGCGGGTCCGACCCA CCAACTCAGTGAAGTTTCGCAAGCCCCGGATGATGGTACCGCCCGGGGAGAGCAGCTCCCACGTCGCCCTGCGGGGTTCCAGCCTGGCCCTGGAGTGCATCGCGGAGGGCTT ccccacgcccacTGTGGAGTGGATCCGTCTGAACGGCCCCCTGCCCGCGGAGCGCACGGCCCTGGAGAACTCCCAGAAAACTCTGCGGATCCGGGACGTGCTGGAGGAGGACGACGGGGAGTATCAGTGTATCGCCCGCAACACGCGGGGCACCGCCCGCCACATCTACACCGTCACCGTGGAAG ccgCCCCCTACTGGGCACAGCAGCCCCACAGCCGGGTGTACGGCCCCGGGGAGAACGTTCGGCTCGACTGCTCCGTCTACGGGAAACCCAAACCCCGGGTGTCCTGGAGGGTCAACGGCGTCCCCTGGGGAG AGCTGGCGCCGGACTCGGCGCGGATGCTGCGCTCGGGGGCCCTGATCCTCACTCAGGTGCAGCCCAACGACTCGCTGGTGACGCAGTGCGAGGCCGTGAACCGCCACGGCCGCTTGCTGGCCAACGCCTACATCTACGTCATCC AGCTCCCGGCGAAGATCCTGACCCCGGACGAGCAGCGCTACGCCGTGGTGGAGAACCAGACGGCGTCCCTGGACTGCCAGGCCTTCGGGGCGCCCATGCCCAGCGTGGAGTG GTTCACCGAGCggatggagccggccctgcaggacGAACGCGCCTTCGTCCACACCAACGGCACCTTGCACCTGAGCCGGGCCCAGCGCCAGGACACCGGCGCCTACGTCTGCCTCGCCCAGAACGACCAGAACAACGTCACCATCAACGCCTGGCTTGAGGTCAAAG GCGCGACGCGGATCGTGCTGGGACCCCAAAGTGCTGTGGTGAAGAAATTCAGCAACGTGACCTTCCAGTGCCGGGCACGGTTCGACGAGACGCTGCCGGAGCGCGGAGTCGAGTGGCGGCGGGACGGGCGCCTCATCCAGGAGTCGGACGACAGCGACAA AAActgctcctcccccgcagcaA GAATTCCCCAGCCGAGAGGGAGGCTGGGGTCGCGGTGA